The following DNA comes from Glaciihabitans arcticus.
CTGCAGGCATGCCTGCTGCACTACTGCTGCTTACCCATGCCCTGCGGCGGGAAGGCTCGTCCAGCCCAACCTGGCCGCGCTGCCCGAAATGTTCCCAGACCGCAACGATGTGGTTCCTCGGCCCAGATAGAACCCGCGTTTGCCGACGCTGTCACGAAAATCACTCCCGCGGAATTTGCAGCGAGTGCGGCCAGCGCCGCGTGCTTCCCCGCTCCCGGGATAGAAAGGTCATCTGCCGGACCTGCAGACACCCCCGGATAGAAAGGGAATGCACACGATGCAGCCGTCCGAGCAAGCTGGGGACAGTTACGCAGAGCGGATTCGTGTGTATCGGCTGCCGTGAGATCGCCCTGCAGCCTTGCGTGCGATGCGAACAATTGGCCCGCCCGATCGGACGCATGCTTGGCGGCTTCGTCTGCTCCTCTTGCTACGGCGACATCAAACGGCACGCACGCGCCTGCCCGATTTGTGGCGAGCATCGCATCCTTTCAGAACTCGGGGACGCGGGGAATGCAGTGTGCGCGACGTGCGCAGGTGCGCCAGAAAGATATGGCTGCACGCGGTGCGGAAGCGAACGCTTCTACGTAGGCGCGCTGTGCGGCGCCTGCCTGCTCTCCGACTCTCTCGATGCAGCCTTCGGTCAGCGCGAAAGCACCCCATTCGCTACTGCCCTTCACGACCACTTCAACGGCCGCCAAGATCCTCGAAACGCCCGAGCGTGGCTATTGGGCGACGGCTTCTCGAGCGTGCTCTCAGACATGGCATTTGGTCGCCTTCCCGTCGATCACGCCACGGTAGATTCGATACCCGGCGGGCCGCGCCGCCAATTCGTTCGCGAATTACTCATCGAGTGCGATGTGCTCCCCTCTATCGACCATCAGCTCCACAACCTCGAGCTTTGGATCACAGAGTTCTGCGCCAAGCTTCCGGCCAATCACGCGCTCATCGTTCACGAATACGCGACTTGGACGATTCTGCGTCGACTGCGACGTTCCGCTGAATACGAGGACACCCGGAAAACCCAGGGACGAGCCGCGCGCCACACCCTCCGAGGAATTGTGAAGTTTCTGGAGTGGATGGACGACAATGATGTGTCACTGCGCACCCTCCCGCAACCGGCCCTCGAAACTTTCCTCTCCAGCGTGCCTCATGAGAGTTGGATGCCCGCGTTCATTGTTTGGGCACGCCGAGCGCACGGCACTCGCGCCTCCGCTCAACCTGCCCGACGCACACCACCGAGCTTGCGCATTTCCGAGCTTCAACGACTCGCTGTCTATCGCGCCATCATTAACGACGATCGTCCCCCGGGACACCGACTCGCCTGCGCACTACTGGTTGTCTTTGGGATTTCCATCAACCGGATCTCGCAGCTGCGGCCCTCGACATTTGAAGTCACGAACGATCAGGTTCGTGTCACGCTTAGCCCAGGCAAATCAACCCCACTGCCCGGCCCACTGGCAACACTGTTCAGATTGCACGTCCTCAACCTCCCCGCCGACAACGAGTGGCTCTTCCCGGGCCGCCGATTCAATCGACACATCACACCAGACGCCATTGGCACGTGGATGAAAAGATACGGCATACCCAGTACTCATCTCCGAGTAGCAGCTCTCTATCAACTGGCGGGTGAGATGTCATCCAAATTACTTTCAGAAACAACGGGCCTCAGCGCATCAACGGCAGGGCAGTACGTCAGTGCCAGTGGCTCAGGCTGGAACGAGATCCCCGTTCTCTATGATCCGGACTGGGCATCGGACCTAGTCGACGACGCAGTAGGCGAAATGACGAGCGCGGTGGAGAGCGAAGAACACCCCCTGTCCTTCATTGAGGACGAGTAGCACGATCGGCGAAGTCGAGTAGGGCACCAGCGTGCGGGGCAACTTGCGTTTCACCTGGAGGAGCGCTGGGCGGACAGAATTCTCGGCTCTGCCGTCGGATCCCACCCCGCGCTAGCTTCTATCATCACTATCTGAACGCGGGAAAAAACGGCGCGGCCACGGATTAGTGCGCTGTCCTCTTAGGTCGTGGGCGCTCACCGGCACGCGAGGCGAATGATCGCAACATCGTGCCTATCGGGGCTTCGCATTCGATCTGTGGAGGCGCGAAGCCGCAGTGAACGCCGTCCCCGCGCGCAATGACCTCGCGTTTCGAGTCCAGACAATCCAACCGTCCCGTCTCCAATGAACAGCGAGGTGGTGACGAAAGATGAAAATTGACCGCCTGTCGAGACTTGCCCAGTCGAGGATGAGATCCACGCGCAGCAGGCGGTGCGGGCTGAGCACCTGTTCGAACATTTCGGAAAAGGACGGATTGCGCCCATTCCGTTTCCGGAACCGGGCGATGGCAATAGCGGCCTCAAGCCCCCAAGGATGTCGATCGTCATTCGTGATGCTCGTGAGCGCCACCTGCAAGTCAGCCGGCAGACCCTTCGGCGACCGGCTCGATAGCTTTGAAACTTCCGGCAAGATGAATCCTTCTGCAGTCGGGCGTAACCGGCGTCGTGCCGGGAACATTGATGAAGTGCCGACGTGCAGTTCCTCGATATCCAGTTCTGGACTATCTGAGGGTAAGAAATGTGTTTCGTGTGGCCTCCTGAATTATGCCATACGCAGGAGGCTAGTGGCAGAGGTCTCTGCGTCCACGCTGGTTCTATGTCCGCCAGTCCCGTTCCCGACGCCGAGTGGGCAGCGTATGCATCCGCTCTGGGGCAAAGGCTGCACCGGATTCGGATTGAACGTGGCCTGAGTCAGGAAGACCTCGCCTACGCTGCGGGTCTCAGCAGATACACCTATCAAAAATTCGAAAAGGGCGAATCACGCCCGGGTTCGCCGGCAAATCCATCACTGCGGAACATACTTGCTATCGCCTCGGTGCTCGACGTCGACCTCGTCGTCCTGACGCAAACAACAGGCTAGAGACCCGGTGCCACATTCGTCGTAACGGAATAGGTGCCACGCATGGAGCACTCGACACTGCGAAGGCGGCGGTATTCGCGGTTGATGTCCCGCTGTGGCCGTAGTCGCTTGGCGTCATCACATATTTGCGAGCGACGGGATCTTTTGAGCTTGAAACTCGGCTTCGCTCAGGATTCCCTTGTCCCGGAGACCGGCAAGTCGTTGAATGTGCTCGATCGGATCGGGGACGGCCGAAATGGCGACGGCAGAAGGTGCTTTCTTGAGTCCCGAAGGGTCGACGCTCCTGTTGCCATTTCATTGCGGATAGCAGTCATAGGACGTTGAGTTACGCGTCATGGCAGATCTAGGAGCGAATACTGGGTCGCCAGGAATTCCGACTCCCAGTTCGCAAGACCCTCAGCGATGGTCGCCTGGTCGACTGATGTGAAATCTGGGGGCGCGCCGTCCATGCCGGGCACATCGCCGGATACAAACAGAACGTTCGACCCGCCAATCTCCATCTGTCCCGGGCCGGTCCAGTTGATCGGGATATCCGCGCTCCAGACGTCTGTGATGCGAGGAAGCCACTCGACGATGGTCATCTGTTGAGGCACTGGTTCCCGATGTCCCCGAGTTGCAAACAGAAGCGCGCCGGACACCGTTAATATCGCCGTGTTGCCCTCCACACCAACCGCGAAACGGCAGTCGAGAAGCACCGATGCTATCGACCGCAAGAAATCAATCCGCGCGGCGATCGGATACGCCTCGACCAGCAGTCCCTCGGTCAGCAAGGGGTCTTCTGCGGCCGATAGCACCTGCACCGTCGAGAGGGCGGAGGAATACCTGTCGAAATGGCCAACGTTCATTCTGCGAAACCTCAGTGCCAGACGGGATCAGATCGTGACACAGTTCTCCCGGTTTCAGAGCTGATGGTCTGCCCACCGGTGTTCGAGTATGAAGCATAACCGTTTGGCTGCGGGTGTGGGCCCTTGAGGACTGGGTACATGATCCGAACGCTTGTCACGTTGGGGGCAGACCGTTTCCTCCGGACATCTGCAAAAATTCGTCCCTTATGATCCGTTGCCGGTGGCTCAAGCGCTGTCAATTTCGGTGCCCGATTTGCTTCCTGAGCCGCCGGATCTTCGATTGCGATAGGGACGTCGCCGGGCTCGGCTTGATCTTCCTTAGTCGAAGCGATCCAGGCTTCGAAGTTTTCGAGCAGCCGGCGCGCACCGTCTTTTGACTCGCTGTCTAAATGGTCCTCTGCCAGAGAATGTTCGAGGACCTTCACTAGGAGTTCCACAGCCATAAGGTCGAATCCGCGAACCATGAAGACTTTGGGATCGCTCAACACAACACCAAAAGGGGCCACGGGGAACAGAAGTTTGCGGACCTCTTGCGCACCCTCGAAAGTAAGCCCAGGGACATCTATTGCCCAGTGATCTTCTGCTCAGTGAGAGCTCATGGCGCCATCTCCTGAGGCAGTGCATCGAGTGTTTGTTCGCGAGCCGATCATAGGCCGCGTCCGCTCCAGTGTCATAGCACATTCGCGAGACATATTTTCAGGTCCCCGCTCTCCAACCAGCTAGCCACCTACTTCGAATCCGGCGGACCTTCCCCGCCGAGTCCTTTGGTCGCGCTTCTCGAACGCCGCTCGCAACCCTTATTGTGCATCGTCCACCGACCAGAAGGGATGATCCGTTGTCGTGGTGATCGTTTCGCCAGCGACTATCAGGTCTACGAGGACGTCTTCGTGGACGAACACTTCTCGAACTGGCTCGGCCGACTGCTCGCCGGTTTCGGCGTCTGAAGCCCCGACCATGTCTCCTGGCGCGATTGCGCTGATCTTCTTTTCGCTGCCGTCAGCTATTAGGACGAGTGTTGCCCCAGAGATAGAAGAGACTTCTGTTGTGCTCCTATGAGCGATCAGCCTCGAATAGTTAGGTAGCCCGCGAGTTCAGCGGCTTCGCTAGCGGCTTCGAGAACCATTTGCCCACTAGCGCGCTCGCGATCACCCATTTCAGGGCTATTTAGAGCGCGCGGAAAGTCTTCAATCCAGGCGTCTAGTTGTTGGGTATTCAACATCGCATCCTGATACGGCCCAATGAATTCCACATATCTCACGCCAAGCCTTCCGGCTATTCGGCAGAATCGCAGGAAGGGCTCGTCGATCGGTTCTTCGTACTCTCGTACTACCTCGTGGAGTTGATTCTCGATCTCAATCCGCAATAGCACCGCCATTCAGTATCCCCTCGGAAGGCCTGGGTGCATTATAACCACTCGTCCGCTTGGTCTGGTGATCACGGTCATCAGTGTTGTGCGCGCGCCCGAGAGATCTGTCTCGATCTCATTCGGCAGCGTGCATATTCGTTGACAGTTCCCGTTTTTCATAGTCCATATCGAGGAATCCATCGTCGTCGAGGACCATCGCCGGGGTGCTTCCTCGCTGCGCTTTTCTAATCTGAGGGATCCCGGATACGTCCCCGCGCGGCCTCGATCAGTGCCGCGTAGTTGCTGTCCAGGGGCGCCGTCAATATCGACTCCAGAGATGCCTCTAGATCCCATAGCACTCGCTGCTCGGCTTGGTCATTGAACGGGGCTGGGTGCGCTTGCTCGGTCGTCCGCGCCAGCCAGTCGAGCAATACTAAAGCTTCGTCTGCAGAGAGCACTATCTCGACGTTATTATCCTCCACCGAGTCCTCCGTGCTTTAGAACATTGGCCAGTTGACCGGGACTGAGGCGCCAACCTGAAATGAAAGCTCCACCCCGCGTCACGACATTCAATCCTGACGCCGGGTCTAGGTAATGAATCACTGGTTGGTTGCGATAGGTTCCAACAATTGCTCGGGTGCCGCTCGAATTGATGTGTTGATTCAGTGCGGCACTAAATTGTCCCGCATTCGTGGAGTTGTAATTGCCCTCAACTCCAAAATCGGCAGCATGCTTGAACTTGGACTGCAACTGCGCTCGCGTCTGAAGCAACACAGTACATGTGTTATGAACCAGGACTCGCGACTCACCAACGTGATAAGTGTGAATTCCTTCGATAGACAGGTTGAAAGCCAACGCCCGGCGACTTCCGGTGCCCCTTAGGCCGTCGACACGCAACGCGGCTCCATCAGCGTTCAGCACAAGCTCGCCAATTGCCAGGTCATCTGCTCGTTCGAAACGCTGATCAGTAACGCTCCAGAACGGATGATCCTCTGTTGTGGAGATGATTTCTCCATCTATTTCGAGGTCTACAACGTTGTCGACATGGGAGTAGACAGCAATCACCGCCTTGGCCTCCTGCTCCCCGCTTTCTGGATCCGATGCGACAACCAAGTCACCGACCTTGACGTCGGAGATCGCTTTGGCTGATGCGTCTGCCATCAGTACAGTGGTCGCTCCAGTAAACGAGCAAGCCCCAGCTGCCGTCTTGGCTCCGTTTGAAGCGGCCGCACCCGCCCCCGAACTAGACCCGGAAGCCGCTGGTTTAGAGCCGCTTCGAACGGTTGAGGAGAACGCAGAGCCAACTTTTGACATCACGGTTTTGGCCGCGGAAGTCAGGGCTGCCTTCGCGGCCATTCCCGCCGGTGAAGCCATAGCTGTCCTGACGACTGCCCCGAGTACCGCCCCTGCACCGCCGGTAAGACCTCCGATGGCGCCTCCCACAACTGTGTCTCGAGCGAGGTTGCTCCAACTAAACTTTTCCGTCTTACTGACCTGGGTTTTCCACAAGCTGGTCACGGCACTGCCAGCCGCTCCCGCAGCCACGGCACATCCGATGGCGCCGGCGCCCAGGGTCC
Coding sequences within:
- a CDS encoding helix-turn-helix transcriptional regulator, translating into MSASPVPDAEWAAYASALGQRLHRIRIERGLSQEDLAYAAGLSRYTYQKFEKGESRPGSPANPSLRNILAIASVLDVDLVVLTQTTG
- a CDS encoding SHOCT domain-containing protein, whose amino-acid sequence is MSAVPDPIEHIQRLAGLRDKGILSEAEFQAQKIPSLANM